One genomic window of Solanum dulcamara chromosome 12, daSolDulc1.2, whole genome shotgun sequence includes the following:
- the LOC129877289 gene encoding small RNA degrading nuclease 1-like encodes MEAKLDSAKKEVLAEIVKLAQKREMRGTKGGWKDFLRSYDKKLGVSLSDPSKRSVDVLLAFLKTFSEDDLKFFDKVFQCHSNRDAVEQHQKSSPDSESAEQRLVRLTFEHPQYPIDYSFPSHEEDWLVTKRSKKSNFIQSKAMVAIDCEMVLCQDGTEALVRICAVDRNLEVKLNEFVNPNKPVADYRTEITGITAGDLDGVSCSLADVQTSMKKLLSHGTILIGHSLHNDLRALKMDHARVIDTSYVFKYQGQTSNRRPSLSNLCKSVLGFELRKMGSPHNCLDDAFTAMKLVLAKLECGGDNIVPLVCEELQEPETSKLLVHRIPAAVHSQELHKVIPGDFTVEVKANKKGQSDKYSALVNFKNQHEANEAFDKLEGNQDKDTGGRPQKLVSFHLDSGVSGSLYVRKMATNNYSKDKELTPKKRSLEDEEAAVESKKPRTEDQCTELKEVAAAGCNQCETHLKEIERLKKELSHRDEEISNLNKLIVNLVRKQGL; translated from the exons ATGGAAGCGAAGCTTGACTCAGCAAAGAAAGAG GTTCTTGCTGAAATCGTAAAGTTGGCTCAAAAGCGGGAGATGAGAGGAACTAAAGGAGGGTGGAAAGATTTCTTGAGATCCTATGACAAGAAGCTTGGGGTTAGCTTGAGTGACCCATCAAAGAGGTCTGTTGATGTGCTGCTGGCATTTTTAAAGACGTTTAGCGAAGATGACTTAAAG TTTTTTGATAAGGTGTTTCAGTGTCATTCAAACCGAGATGCTGTTGAGCAGCACCAAAAAAGTTCCCCAGACAGTGAATCTGCTGAACAG AGACTGGTTCGTCTAACTTTTGAGCACCCTCAATATCCGATAGATTACTCATTTCCATCACACGAGGAG GACTGGTTAGTCACCaaaaggagtaaaaagtctaatTTCATTCAATCAAAGGCTATGGTTGCAATTGATTGTGAAATGGTCCTCTGCCAAGATGGTACTGAAGCTTTAGTCAGAATCTGTGCTGTGGACCGTAATTTAGAG GTTAAACTCAATGAATTTGTGAATCCCAACAAACCAGTTGCAGATTACAGAACTGAGATTACTGGAATAACTGCTGGAGATTTAGACGGAGTTTCTTGTTCATTGGCTGATGTACAG ACGTCCATGAAGAAGTTATTATCACATGGAACCATATTGATTGGCCATAGTTTACACAATGATCTTCGTG CTTTGAAGATGGATCATGCAAGAGTGATTGACACATCATATGTATTCAAATATCAGGGTCAAACTTCTAATAGAAGACCTTCTTTAAGTAACTTGTGTAAG TCTGTGTTAGGGTTTGAACTTCGAAAGATGGGTTCTCCTCATAATTGTCTAGATGATGCATTTACTGCAATGAAACTTGTTCTTGCCAAGCTTGAATGCGGAGGTGATAATATCGTACCATTGGTTTGTGAGGAG TTGCAAGAGCCCGAGACGTCAAAGCTGCTTGTCCATAGAATACCAGCGGCTGTTCATAGCCAAGagttgcacaaagttattcctgGGGACTTCACTGTGGAAGTTAAG GCTAATAAAAAAGGGCAATCAGACAAGTATTCTGCTTTGGTCAACTTCAAAAATCAGCATGAGGCAAATGAGGCATTTGATAAGCTTGAAGGCAACCAAGATAAG GATACTGGTGGACGACCACAGAAGCTCGTTTCATTTCATCTTGATTCCGGTGTATCAGGGTCTTTGTATGTTCGTAAGATGGCTACCAATAATTATTCTAAAGATAAAGAGCTTACACCAAAGAAGAGGTCACTTGAAGATGAAGAGGCTGCTGTAGAGTCAAAGAAACCGAGGACAGAAGACCAATGTACTGAACTCAAGGAGGTTGCTGCTGCAGGTTGTAATCAGTGTGAAACTCATTTGAAGGAGATTGAGAggctaaagaaagaattaagtCACAGAGACGAAGAAATCTCCAACTTGAACAAACTCATTGTTAACCTTGTGAGAAAACAAGGATTGTAA